TAACTGGATATAAATGTTCACCTAAATTGgtttgtattattgttttaaggagagagaaagggagaagaaaaaaccATCAGCCAAACTGTTTCCCCAtcttatacaaataaatatgatatGGATCAGAAGCCAGTTTGCCAAGGGTCTTGCAGAGCCCTCAATCTGGAGATCCCAAGAGTAAGTCAGGCTTTGGGCCAATTCTCCATATTGATGCACTTCATCCTTTGAggtatgatttattttgtttttctcttctcagtTGTGTACCATGTGGAGCCCCTGGGCTGTCACAAAGCCCAAGAGGCTGTCAAACTTTGGGGGCTCCTTTGGTACTGGCATGAGTGGCCGGCAGAGAGGCCTGCAGGTTCAGGGTCAAGTCCCTGGCTCCTGGTAGGTGTCACAGTGCATCCTCCTCACTGCAGCCCCCGCCGATCATGAAACGGAACTCCTGCAGGTTTGAGACACCATGGAAGTGAACAAAAGCTCCGGCAACCACGAAGATATGAAACAACTGATGAGAGTGaaactggaaggaaaaaagaggagaGGGCAGAGAAATCCATACATTATTAAGACTGCTAAAGATTCCTAGGATCGTCTAATCCTGGTTTATGCTGAGCAGAGGACAGGGAATGGATGTGCCAGCTCAAATTCAAGGTGTCTACAGATCCTGGAACTTCCATTAGGCATATCACATTCTGCTAAGTTGAAAGCCAGCCATCCCCAAATAAATCAAGATGCTGTTGCTAAGCTCTAGACATGAAAATTTGCACACTTAACACTAGAACTCAGTGGCTAATGACATACAGACCCTCTTGCCAACAGAACACAAAGGTCCCAAGGATCCATTGACACTTAGCAGTGGGCAATGGTTAGACACAGAAGCCTTTCCTACTCACTGCTGCTGATGGTTTGAGAAGGACAAGAGTACTAGAGCTACAGCCATTTAAATGTTGCTCTTGGCTAGCAAAACTAAAGAGGTTTACAGGTCAGGTGCAAGGTCACAGCATATGGTCCCTATCACTGCCTTCAACTCTAAAATTCTGGAATTGTGTAACCTACGTAGTATATCAAAAGATGAGGCAAACAGGCCTTTTTACCCCTTCTCAGAAACTGGTCTACAAGCATGTgacattatttatgattttacttGTTCCGGTGAATGCTATTTTACATCTCAAGAAGGGTAATCAATTGCTAAGTGCACTAAACATCACTTCaaaaattatactattttctcATTATAATCTCAAAATGAATAAGTACAGTGGCAAAGCAATATTTATCACAGGAGAGATAATGGTTTTAGAAATGTAAACTAGAAGAAACCAAAAGTCACATCCCAAGAGATGTTTCCTAGGATTAATTATAAGGGATTAATTTTCCCCAAAGGTGGGGGGAGGGTAAAAATCCCTCCATATCAATGTCAAAACTATGATGAGGCAATCTTAGATAAATTAGGCCAGGTGGGGTgcctcacaactgtaatcctagcactctgggaggctgaggcaagaggatcacttgagctcaggagttcaagatcagcctgagcaagagcaagacccccatctctactaaaattagaaaaattagccaggtgtggtggaggtgtacacctgtagtcccagctactatagaggatgaggcaggaggatcacttgagccctagtttgaggttgcagtgagctacgatgatgccactgcactctacctgggtaaaaaaaaaaaaaaaaagacggagAGAGGGAGataaattaactaatttaaagctattaataaaaggtttgcggccgggcatggtggctcacgcctgtaatcctagcactctgggaagccgaggcaggaggatggctcaggagctcgaaaccaccctgagcaagaacgagaccccgtctctactataaatagaaagaaattaattgtccaactaaatatatatagaaaaaattagccaggcatggtagcacatgcctgtagtcccaactactcaggaggctgaggcagaaggattgcttgagcccaggagtcagagattgctgtgaactaggctgacgccacggcactctagcccgggcaacaaagtgagactctgtctcaaaaaaaagagtttgCCTGAGTTCAGGATTCTGTCCATTTACTGATAACTAAACTAAACTTCAAAGAGATTAGATGATCAACTTAGTCTATAATCATTAGCAATAGGCTGAGAACAGAATCCTAAAGGTCAGATTTTATTCACATTAAATAACATTCTGATTGTGTCCTGTTGGAAGTGTTTCAGGCCCTCTTTATACAATTTTCCATGTATGCCAgtctcttatattttctcttcccgttctccttctttctctcttaccATTAATGACAATCCAGTTAtcgctgcctcctcctcccaccagACTTACATACACTCAAGTCTCTCATTACCAAATCATTGAATTTTGGTATTGAAAAGGACTCTGGTAAAACTCTGGTCCATCAtcctcatttcataaatgaggaaactaagacaaaGAATGGCTAAATGACTTTCCATTACTGTGTAAGGAGCACAGACTCTGATATTAAAACTAGCCTGGTTCAAATTCCaagttctaccacttactagccaCATGCCTTGGACAAGTTGCCTAGCTTCccctaagccttagtttcctaatctataaaatgaagacattaataatagttattaatTTATCCCTTATAGGGCTAGTGTATTAACtgaggtaatatatgtaaagcactctGTACTGTGCTGAGCCccaagagctcaataaatgttacttactATTGTACTTACTGTCCAGAGAAACATAGCTAAGTAGAGACAAGTCTCCTAACTTTGAGTCTAAAACTTTTTGGACTACATCACATCATTTTGCAGCATGCCAATAACCCACTagcacatatgtatacacactcaGTCACCCGGTCACACTTACCCAGATATCACATTTGCCAGGAAAGAAGCGTTCAGGGATGCGGGCAGCATATAGGGCTGCCCCCGTAATGTAGAGGCTGGCCATCAACAGCAACCAGCCAATCTGACCTATGGTGGCAGCCTTCAGGAATCCCTCCGAGATGACATAGTGCAAGGTGGGAATGATTCCACTCAGGCCTAGGCCCAAAAACACACCTAAGAATCACAAGaagagaataaagtaaaaatgcagAAGAGAAACAAGGAGGAAGAAGTCAGTATTACAGTACAATACCTCTGTAAACTGAATGTTTCAAAGTAGGATCCAAAATTAGCTTCTTGTTTTAAGGGAAAAAGAAGGCTCTTCAAACTCTGGGACACTGTCACACTAGACGACACAGGTATGTTCCTAAGATCTATTTATTATACAAATGCAAGAAGCCTCCTGCTAAGAGAGACTTAGCTTAATAAGCCAGAAGCCTTTAAGGGTTTAGAATTATGTTGCTAAATGTTTTAGGAAAGGATAACTCCAGCAGTTTGTCTAAACCACCCTAAATGCTGCCGTTTTACAGATACAGATTACAATACAgagcaattttatatattttatcttcaccTTGAAACAACAGACATCCCTGGAATGAAGGAGACAATGAATGATCAGATAACCTGGGGAGGTAGATTATCCATAAAGCTAAAATACTTTTAACAGTAATCTAAATCCATGACCTACAATTGGgtacttaaaaataaacttttaaaaataccttgaACAAATGACCTaacaggggtgggggggaaataTTGTGCTAAGTTGAATACTGCCATCAAGTACAGAAAGTCTGTCAGAATCACTCTGCCACAGCCATACTGCCTTCAAAATAATCTaaagcagtgattttcaaatttctGGATATGACCTAGGTTCTAAGATCAACTACTTGAGTCTCtaccagcatttttttaaatgaactagaATAAAACAAAGAGTATCAGACTATCACAAGTAGAAGGTTAAATACTATTttgtaaaagttttataatttatatatacatgaacttatgtgcatatacacatatataaccTTATGTTTAaggttataaaagaaaatgtcacgATCAAAAAAAGTCTGAGCTAAAATCGCTTTGAAACCTGTGAGTCGACCAAAGCGACACAGGCCTTCCTCGCCTCAGCCAGTAAGGGCCCCTACATCTGGATGCAGAGTTAAGAAAGAACCTTGCAAAACAAGTTGTCATTTAGTAAGCTTTCTCAACAGACAAGGAGTCTATGACTTGCTTTAGATGTTACCAAATAAGCTGCTGGTGTGCAATGATATATGCAAACACATATAAAGATGCAAGCTCACAGATAAAATGGGcagctaaaagaagaaaatggcaatGCTGATCTCACAAAAGATAGGAACCAAGCAGGCTTAAAGAGAAACTATACCTTTCCTCCTCTAAAGAAAAATCATCATGATCCTGTTCCttcacttattatttttcctctacaTACTAAGCAAATGCTACTAATGGTTTTTGCCTATCATTCACTAAGTCAAGGGCTCAGAAACTTGGTTCTTTGGATGTTTATAAATAGAAGAATGCTCAGGTCTACTCAGTAAAGACGTCCTTACTTCATGTGCTCAAGCAGGCTTAACACTACAGTACTACTGAAAGCCACTCTGACCACTGCTCATTTGTTCATATgaatacttagaaaaaaagaagagggcaGAGTGTTATGACAGTGCTCATTAACATGAAGTTAATTCTAGTAATACTTCTAACCTTCTAGGTAACTGCAGATGGACCAGGGCTTGGATTTTAATACTAAATGGTTTTTTTTGAAGAGGATATAAGGAAAAATACTCCTTTTAATACTGCGTGTTCATTCTCAGTAGGCACTGGGTTTGACATTGAGAACAGAAAATCGCAGACACAGCCCTGGCTATAAGGAGCTCCCAGTAGAGTGGGAGATAAAAACATCTCTGCTAACTCCATACCTCTCAGTGTCTTAACAAGGCCTTTTGCTTTCCATATGATCTTCAGCTAAACAGGCATTATCCTAAATATAACAAGCTCCTTTACCCCTATATCAGAAGAGATTTATGGTATCTTCTTCTTTATAAGAACACAATCACAGTATGAGGGTAAAGCCTTATTTATCTAagcaaattatacattttaaaataaaaatataaaacaaaacaaaaaatgacaacaaaaagacTCAATCACTACAAACAGTACACTCAAGCTGAAAGAGTAAGAGaagttattgtttattttacaaaGGTTACAGAGCTACTGCCTTCTAGACAGTGTATGGCCATAAACTCAAGTAAAAAACCACTCCCACAATGCATCACCTCATGCTCACTACCGCCCCTCAACACTAATACGTAAGACAACtaatgggccgggcacagtgactcacgcctgtaatcctagcactgtgggaggccaaggcctggAGATCGtttgaggtcatgagtttgaaatcagcctgagcaagagcgagaccctgtttccactaaaaaaaaatagaaagaaattagctagacaactaaaaatatatagaaaaaattagcctggcaagGTAGCAcccgcctatagtcccagctactcgggaggctgagacaggattgcttgagcccaggagtttgaggttgctgtgagctatgctgacgccacagcattccagcctggataacagagtaagactgtcgcccgggctaaaaaaaaaaaaaaagaaaaaaaaaaaagaaaagaaaagacaattaatGAACACCACCACTACATTAAAAGCCCCTCAGCCACAGAGACTAAGATTTTTCATCTTTGCATCAAAAATACATAGTATAATGCTTGGCAAATCGTCAACCCTTAATAAATGACTGGTGAGTAAATGAACGTCCAGTGTAGAACCTCCACATGCTCTTACCTGCTCTTACTCCCCGATACTGAGGAGTGGCAAACATGTCCCACTGGGAGACTATAATGGCTGCAATGCCCAGCACACAGATGACAATCAAGTAGATGAAGCAAGGTTGTGGATTAcagtagaaagaataataaagcCAAGGAACAAAACTTCCCATAATCAGAAGAGCAATACCAGAGTAATCCAGTctaggatagaaaaaaaaaacgtctatttaatgctataaattaatGACCATTACAGGTTTTAATTAATCCCCCATGACATGTGCTATCAACAACAGCTAAAAGGCAAATTGGGCTGCTCTTTGATTGGAAAAAAAAGTTCCCATCAGATATTATTAAGAATTCTGCCAACTCTGGATGCTTTTCCATAACCCACTACCCTCACTGATCAAAATATGGACTTCACAAATACTTACTTAGAGAAGAGCCGGGAAACCCCTTCTGAGTGGCAGTAGACTGTATGGAAgagccaagaaaaagaaaggcagagaatggctcccaagaaaaataatccaaagaCCACTTTCTCTTGCAGAGGGGCCACAAAGGAGATGTTTGGGCGAAACATATAAAAGATCCCCAGGCACAGGAAGAATACACAACCTAGGAAGAATACAAGAGATAGACAAAATGTCATCCTTTTGAAGAGATAGTGTTTTATTATATACTGATTCTGTCTTTAATCAATTGCAATTCACAGTTGCAATGATACCTGAATCAAAAGTTCCATGcgaaaaattttccaaataactcAAGCTTATCAAAAATTTTGATTTAGTTCCATTGTTGGTATCATATATACTTCAGCTTCATAAACTGAATATAcagaatataataatttattcatctaAGAGCATGATCCAAAAATCAGACAGTGCTGCTGCTACTTAGAAGACTAAAAGAGTCCACTTCTACCTCTACATCTAGcatgaaatttcatttataaagtttttGGCATATACATTACAGCCCAGCCTTTAAAGGTCCactgtgctttt
This Microcebus murinus isolate Inina chromosome 10, M.murinus_Inina_mat1.0, whole genome shotgun sequence DNA region includes the following protein-coding sequences:
- the ADIPOR2 gene encoding adiponectin receptor protein 2 isoform X1; its protein translation is MNEPAENRLGCSRTPEPNIRLRKGHQLDGTRGGDNDNHQGDLEPIIEASARSSHHRKSSEEHECIDEASQEDDGFMGMSPLLQAHHAMERMEEFVCKVWEGRWRVIPHDVLPDWLKDNDFLLHGHRPPMPSFRACFKSIFRIHTETGNIWTHLLGCVFFLCLGIFYMFRPNISFVAPLQEKVVFGLFFLGAILCLSFSWLFHTVYCHSEGVSRLFSKLDYSGIALLIMGSFVPWLYYSFYCNPQPCFIYLIVICVLGIAAIIVSQWDMFATPQYRGVRAGVFLGLGLSGIIPTLHYVISEGFLKAATIGQIGWLLLMASLYITGAALYAARIPERFFPGKCDIWFHSHQLFHIFVVAGAFVHFHGVSNLQEFRFMIGGGCSEEDAL
- the ADIPOR2 gene encoding adiponectin receptor protein 2 isoform X2, with protein sequence MRATATCGRGGRGTRRRQRWRQHRLGPPPSSVPPPPPPLSRGSRGVRAVWRGGGKLQSSEEHECIDEASQEDDGFMGMSPLLQAHHAMERMEEFVCKVWEGRWRVIPHDVLPDWLKDNDFLLHGHRPPMPSFRACFKSIFRIHTETGNIWTHLLGCVFFLCLGIFYMFRPNISFVAPLQEKVVFGLFFLGAILCLSFSWLFHTVYCHSEGVSRLFSKLDYSGIALLIMGSFVPWLYYSFYCNPQPCFIYLIVICVLGIAAIIVSQWDMFATPQYRGVRAGVFLGLGLSGIIPTLHYVISEGFLKAATIGQIGWLLLMASLYITGAALYAARIPERFFPGKCDIWFHSHQLFHIFVVAGAFVHFHGVSNLQEFRFMIGGGCSEEDAL